One part of the Microaerobacter geothermalis genome encodes these proteins:
- a CDS encoding DUF4212 domain-containing protein: protein MSANHEQQKQEYWKKNIALIRNLLIIWAVVSYLAAIILAKPFSDIQFFGVPLSFWFAQQGSILVFVVLIFYYAKRMDRLDQMITGKAEVSSTKPGKGVSS, encoded by the coding sequence ATGTCGGCTAATCATGAACAGCAGAAGCAAGAGTATTGGAAAAAGAATATCGCTCTTATTCGCAATCTTTTGATTATTTGGGCGGTGGTGTCATATCTTGCAGCCATCATTCTGGCGAAACCGTTCTCCGATATTCAGTTTTTTGGAGTTCCGCTTTCATTCTGGTTTGCTCAGCAAGGTTCAATCTTGGTATTTGTTGTTCTGATCTTTTATTATGCCAAACGGATGGACCGCCTTGACCAAATGATTACCGGGAAAGCAGAAGTATCAAGCACTAAACCAGGGAAGGGGGTCTCATCATGA
- a CDS encoding LytR/AlgR family response regulator transcription factor, producing MKIKAMIAEDERLVREELAYLIQHEEDFILCPSAENGQQLLELNDKYQPDVIFLDIHMPGLSGIKVAEKIKADNPNAPLIVFTTAYDEYALQAFDLEAVDYLLKPYDTGRFKEAINRIRKKFALEAKPFSVPDAKRSQPSKLLIEDGEKVVVVNPHSIYYVVRAERYLEIHTDQEIMQTKMTLQELEEKLRDLPFFRSHRSYLVNIEYIQEIVPWFNGAYNLILKNKEKTKIPVSRSSAKHLFEIFQR from the coding sequence ATGAAAATCAAGGCGATGATTGCTGAAGATGAACGCTTAGTCCGGGAGGAATTAGCCTATCTTATTCAGCATGAAGAAGATTTTATTCTTTGCCCGAGCGCGGAAAACGGACAACAATTATTGGAATTAAATGATAAATACCAACCGGACGTTATATTCCTCGATATTCATATGCCGGGCCTGTCAGGCATCAAAGTAGCTGAAAAAATAAAAGCGGACAACCCCAATGCCCCCCTGATTGTCTTTACCACCGCTTACGATGAATACGCATTGCAGGCTTTTGATTTGGAAGCCGTTGATTATCTGTTGAAGCCCTATGACACCGGTCGATTTAAAGAAGCCATTAACCGCATAAGAAAAAAATTTGCGCTTGAAGCTAAACCATTTTCAGTCCCAGATGCCAAGCGGTCTCAACCTTCTAAATTGTTGATTGAAGATGGAGAGAAAGTGGTTGTCGTTAACCCCCATTCGATCTATTATGTGGTCCGAGCCGAGAGGTACCTAGAAATTCACACGGATCAAGAAATCATGCAAACAAAAATGACGCTGCAGGAACTGGAAGAAAAATTAAGGGACTTGCCGTTTTTTCGCTCCCATCGCAGCTATTTGGTCAATATTGAATATATCCAGGAAATTGTTCCCTGGTTTAATGGAGCGTATAATCTGATTCTTAAAAATAAAGAAAAGACAAAAATTCCGGTAAGCCGCTCTTCGGCCAAACATCTATTCGAAATTTTTCAACGTTAA